Proteins from a single region of Chanodichthys erythropterus isolate Z2021 chromosome 13, ASM2448905v1, whole genome shotgun sequence:
- the b3galt8 gene encoding beta-1,3-galactosyltransferase 1 yields the protein MKFLFCLNMRKRSRFKCLTYLAVAGLITLLVIFAFNRTVLWSSLPKKTPTPKNLHDVISPSTYRFILNQPKLCENKSPFLVLMIPVTINGAEARTAIRKTWGQYGLIPGVNILHLFIIGQTAQSDPVLQEHLERESKAYGDIIQMDFVDSYHNLTIKTMMIMNWIATYCQAAWYTMKIDADVFLNVRHLVDYLHDQGESSRKDYITGSVISDAVPHRESFNKWYIPEDLYPGTWYPPYVSGAAYVFSTDLARKISWASRFVRPIPFEDVYVGMCLHVLGVKPFYATRFLGLRNLFEVRRLDYERCTFSKRIVVNGFKPQNLVHIWHDFQKSEFTC from the coding sequence AtgaagtttttattttgtttaaatatgcgGAAGCGATCGCgctttaaatgtttaacataCCTTGCTGTCGCTGGATTAATAACACTTTTAGTTATTTTCGCTTTCAACCGCACAGTACTTTGGTCGTCTCTTCCGAAGAAGACTCCAACCCCTAAAAACCTCCATGATGTGATCTCACCGTCAACATACAGATTCATTCTGAACCAGCCAAAACTGTGTGAGAACAAGAGTCCTTTCCTGGTTCTTATGATCCCAGTGACTATCAACGGTGCAGAGGCGAGGACTGCTATTAGAAAGACATGGGGTCAATATGGCTTGATTCCCGGTGTGAATATTttgcatttgtttatcattGGTCAGACCGCACAAAGCGACCCAGTTCTGCAGGAACACCTTGAAAGGGAGAGCAAGGCTTATGGTGACATTATTCAAATGGATTTTGTGGACAGTTACCATAATCTCACAATAAAGACAATGATGATAATGAACTGGATAGCCACCTACTGCCAGGCTGCCTGGTATACCATGAAGATCGATGCAGATGTCTTTCTCAATGTGCGTCACCTGGTGGACTACCTGCATGACCAGGGCGAGTCCTCAAGGAAAGACTACATCACTGGATCCGTCATCTCAGATGCTGTTCCTCACAGGGAGAGCTTCAACAAATGGTATATCCCAGAGGATCTTTACCCAGGCACATGGTATCCTCCATACGTGTCTGGAGCTGCGTATGTCTTTTCCACTGACCTGGCCAGAAAAATATCATGGGCCTCTAGATTTGTGCGGCCAATTCCATTCGAAGATGTCTATGTGGGGATGTGCCTGCATGTCCTGGGTGTAAAACCCTTTTACGCAACAAGATTTCTGGGCCTTAGGAATCTTTTTGAGGTGCGCAGACTTGACTATGAAAGGTGCACTTTTTCCAAGCGTATAGTAGTGAATGGCTTTAAACCACAGAATCTTGTCCATATTTGGCATGACTTTCAGAAGTCTGAATTTACATGTTGA